A window of the Lactobacillus gasseri ATCC 33323 = JCM 1131 genome harbors these coding sequences:
- a CDS encoding L-cystine transporter, whose amino-acid sequence MQTTLIVLLAVAILAGMAYLHRKNWGFTKLVFLSLVVGIVFGVSIQLMFGAKSDIVKNSIDWISIVGDGYVSLLQMLVIPLIFVSLVGAFTQLKMTTKIRKIATSVLVILLGTTAVASFLGFSSVAIFNLGGAGFAKGMTASSTALSAIKDHQEQLKGLTLPQQITSFFPQNIFADFAGMRSTSTIAVVIFSIFVGIAFLQIKKEKSEVAVTFARGIQALRAIIMRIVKIVLELTPYGIFALIARTTATNSFATMSKLLIFIVAAYVAIIVMFIVHAVLLLINGINPITYFKKAWPVLVFAFTSRTSGGSLPLNVRTQRESMGVSDTIADFSASFGLTIGQNGCAGIYPSMVAAITAPLVGVNIFSWQFVLTLVVIDVISSFGVAGVGGGATFTTLMVLGALNLPVTVLGVLIAIDPIVDMARTALNVNDSMVAGVITAKRTGELDWNIFNNQKDDVNTEIE is encoded by the coding sequence GTGCAAACTACTCTCATTGTTTTATTAGCCGTTGCTATCCTAGCTGGCATGGCTTATTTACATAGAAAGAATTGGGGATTTACTAAACTAGTATTTCTCTCGCTAGTCGTTGGAATCGTCTTTGGAGTTTCTATCCAATTAATGTTTGGTGCCAAAAGCGATATTGTAAAAAATAGTATTGATTGGATTTCAATCGTTGGAGATGGGTATGTCTCCTTATTACAAATGTTGGTTATCCCACTAATCTTTGTTTCATTAGTTGGTGCCTTCACTCAATTAAAAATGACTACTAAAATTCGAAAAATTGCTACGAGTGTCTTGGTCATCTTACTAGGAACTACTGCAGTTGCTTCATTTTTAGGATTTAGTAGTGTTGCAATTTTTAATTTGGGCGGAGCTGGCTTCGCTAAAGGAATGACTGCTTCTTCAACTGCTCTTAGTGCAATTAAGGACCATCAAGAACAATTGAAAGGCTTAACTTTACCGCAACAAATTACTTCGTTTTTCCCGCAAAATATTTTCGCAGACTTCGCGGGAATGCGTTCAACTAGCACAATTGCAGTTGTAATTTTCTCTATCTTCGTTGGAATTGCCTTCTTGCAAATTAAGAAAGAAAAGTCTGAAGTCGCTGTTACTTTCGCACGTGGCATACAAGCATTACGTGCGATCATCATGCGGATAGTAAAAATTGTACTTGAACTCACTCCATATGGCATTTTTGCTTTAATTGCTAGAACAACTGCAACTAACAGTTTTGCCACGATGAGTAAATTACTAATTTTCATTGTTGCTGCTTATGTTGCAATTATAGTTATGTTTATTGTTCACGCTGTTTTACTTTTAATTAACGGAATTAATCCCATTACTTACTTCAAGAAGGCATGGCCAGTTTTAGTTTTTGCCTTCACTTCTAGAACTAGTGGTGGTAGCTTGCCACTTAATGTTCGTACTCAACGTGAATCAATGGGCGTTAGCGATACAATTGCTGATTTTTCTGCTAGCTTTGGTCTAACTATTGGTCAAAACGGATGTGCAGGTATTTATCCATCAATGGTTGCAGCAATCACTGCCCCACTTGTTGGAGTTAACATCTTCTCATGGCAATTTGTCCTAACTTTGGTTGTAATTGATGTTATTTCAAGTTTCGGTGTTGCCGGAGTTGGTGGTGGTGCAACATTTACCACTTTGATGGTACTGGGTGCCCTTAACTTGCCGGTTACAGTACTTGGAGTTTTAATTGCTATTGATCCAATCGTTGATATGGCAAGAACTGCTCTTAATGTTAATGATTCAATGGTTGCTGGTGTAATTACTGCTAAGCGTACTGGTGAACTGGATTGGAACATTTTCAATAATCAAAAAGATGATGTAAATACTGAAATCGAATAA
- a CDS encoding vitamin B12 independent methionine synthase produces MTELAHFDIVGSFLRPEELKQARDKFNHGDISQAELTQVENREIEKLIHTEENLGLKVVTDGEFRRSWWHLDFLWGLTGVKKYDYHESYKFHGAKTRTDNAELAGKVAYNPDHPFFKAFEFVKDHTNAIPKQTIPSPTLLFRDNRSYNWPNFYDNKQAYLDDLAKAYHETIKHFYYLGCRYLQIDDTTWAFLISKLNESENDPKEHEKYLQLAEDSVYVINKTLENLPDDLTVTTHICRGNFKSTFLFSGGYEPIAKYLAQLNYDRFFLEYDNDRAGDFAPIKTIWNNRDNVTIVLGLITSKDGQLENPDAIIQRVNEAAKLVPLSNLALSTQCGFASTEEGNILSEADQWKKIKLVVDTANKIWK; encoded by the coding sequence ATGACAGAATTAGCACATTTCGACATTGTTGGTAGTTTTTTAAGACCAGAAGAATTAAAACAAGCTAGAGATAAATTTAATCACGGAGATATTTCGCAAGCTGAACTAACTCAAGTAGAAAATCGAGAAATTGAAAAATTAATCCACACGGAAGAAAATTTAGGCTTAAAAGTTGTAACTGATGGCGAATTTCGTCGCAGCTGGTGGCATCTTGATTTTTTATGGGGCTTAACTGGCGTTAAAAAATATGATTATCACGAAAGCTACAAGTTCCATGGTGCTAAGACCAGAACAGATAATGCTGAATTAGCTGGTAAAGTTGCCTATAATCCTGACCACCCATTTTTTAAAGCATTTGAGTTTGTCAAGGATCATACTAATGCGATTCCTAAACAGACTATCCCATCCCCTACACTACTTTTTAGAGATAATCGATCATATAATTGGCCGAATTTTTATGATAATAAGCAAGCTTATCTTGATGACTTGGCTAAAGCGTACCATGAAACAATCAAGCACTTTTATTATCTAGGTTGTCGCTATCTTCAAATTGATGACACAACATGGGCTTTTTTAATCAGTAAATTGAACGAATCAGAAAATGATCCGAAGGAACATGAAAAATATCTTCAATTAGCGGAAGATTCAGTGTACGTAATCAATAAAACGTTAGAAAATTTACCAGATGATTTGACTGTTACTACACATATCTGTCGTGGTAATTTTAAATCTACATTTCTTTTTTCAGGTGGATATGAACCGATTGCTAAGTATTTGGCGCAACTAAATTACGATCGCTTTTTCTTAGAATACGATAATGATCGTGCTGGAGACTTTGCTCCAATTAAAACGATCTGGAATAACCGGGATAATGTCACAATTGTTTTAGGATTAATTACATCAAAAGATGGGCAGTTGGAAAATCCTGATGCAATTATTCAAAGAGTTAATGAAGCAGCAAAATTAGTGCCATTATCTAACCTCGCGCTTAGTACACAATGTGGCTTTGCCTCAACAGAAGAAGGCAATATTCTCAGCGAAGCTGATCAATGGAAAAAGATCAAATTAGTCGTTGATACTGCTAATAAGATTTGGAAATAA
- a CDS encoding S-ribosylhomocysteine lyase: MGKVESFELDHTKVKAPYVRLITVEEGKKGDKISNFDLRLVQPNENAIPTGGLHTIEHLLAGLLRDRIDGYIDCSPFGCRTGFHLLVWGTPSTTDVAKALKEALEEIRDKIQWEDVPGTTIKSCGNYRDHSLFSAKQWSRDILEKGISDDPFERNVVE; the protein is encoded by the coding sequence ATGGGTAAAGTTGAAAGTTTTGAATTAGATCATACTAAAGTTAAAGCACCTTACGTTCGCTTAATCACGGTTGAAGAAGGTAAAAAAGGTGACAAGATTAGTAATTTTGACCTTCGTTTAGTTCAACCAAATGAAAATGCCATCCCTACTGGAGGCTTACATACTATCGAGCACTTGCTAGCTGGATTATTGCGCGACCGTATTGACGGCTACATTGATTGTTCACCATTTGGTTGCCGAACGGGCTTTCATCTCTTAGTTTGGGGTACGCCATCAACTACAGATGTAGCTAAGGCACTAAAGGAAGCGCTTGAAGAAATTCGCGATAAAATTCAATGGGAAGATGTTCCCGGCACTACTATTAAATCTTGTGGGAATTACCGTGATCATTCTCTATTTTCTGCCAAACAATGGTCAAGAGATATTTTAGAAAAGGGTATTTCTGACGATCCATTTGAAAGAAACGTTGTCGAATAA
- a CDS encoding mucin-binding protein encodes MNNRKYIKNSANARQRFSIRKLTIGTASVLLGTVFYLGVNETTVQAASADSAENEVQTVATSPILKNKATTVKSSETTDAKTPVVQTKTVESSKTDVENKADKSAVQATEVNVDKKDDEKVATKDINSAEKKQQNTQTLDTLKAVPTNTAELNESKVQINSEVSKNSSKILNNSFVSLQSDSSDKNLKVSASLSGTEYNPSQNQTIQMTFQVSNNKAGDQFRLHFDSGAYMVTPTALPSAFGSMNKVQNSDGSYDVTYSLNKSATINQTLSIGFLNEAQAKAMPYNAGTELKNIQIFYNENSQPIKTLTFNQVVVPQLNPRWRRISPSSSAVKKLFPNYDYKWQLTLGQKTGINGDISSGGTSGPSPLINHETTITIPVPESFVLNTEKTIAENSSSATVTQAGKGKDIIVKLANTTLSSSVLNIWGHFDMVQPAEDTTVSGSKEIEVSEDVGAKQPLTGNAGIFKEVIQGSNEHVPVGEALRGYIGGAHNGYDGPYQKGQVPYTASHKEIVLYNYSVGNLQGRPVNDVHLKITVPDGVTITKLVGTNVKDFNYQINYVDNSVKSGMISNGEAVAIENGTNISNIVLTIPQLGIDSLNPQGLIWGQGIDVGFSLYGFVNENYRNGQKVNLGDTLTSDLYPYFDTPSDEGYYTASQSVVAEEKDSITINFTASNYNYAPGNYGGTLTIGGWYAKKAVDPIFYLVMPSNALADLSTSSFKFGETKPKVSSFSVNGYQVVKVDYTGIKITGGDITIYLKNLPDSSSVTTNNGHVYLYAQSNIVKDYSLNEYPTVKDSDVNYVEGKTSALDLGSFNWITQLGQGLTSVELAQGNEDGNLDLNGKSDDKKSDTMTYTVSVINGQKYDIKNTHVLINLPTESSSSFSFVLNENNSVKIIDLNTQQEIAGKISYYSNLSDLKDHIVGGAVNSAKNAKSILVDIDNVPSNHSYRIVLNGTDPTLGYDAGKTGILSSVVWSDNTQSLDSLFIESTSNNASRITISGNSVVNIAFKYKDSADTDQVVAADSIELKNNQDLLSYGPEKVLAALKKLQDAKKIPEDYVVKDATQPQEIINADHGDYPSGIKNEKAQLNQQAKVYFDGDTLVYELVKNTQSATLRFYDDTDHKFIELAPDVNITGKSDADISFEIPAKYDFSKYKFVMVARGNDPTQSDDKLAGNQLSEINYGKFDNDINEDQIFIAHFIHKTASVKDTKTVTETIHYVYEDGTKAHDDVQKEVTFTKTGTEDLVTGKEMSSWSKPQEFEEVVSSEIAGYTPDQEKINSVTVSHDSKDVVRTVTYKANPQKITVNYIDDTTGKTLSTKDLNGKSDEKSDYATKDSIAEYEKQHYDLVSDETNGSELVFDHDDKVDQVYNVHFTHHMTSINDTKKINETIHYVYEDGTKAHDDINGQPVIFTHDGERDEVTNKEHWNDWKSEKDSFDEVNSPKIAGYTPDFATIEKITVKPEDSDVVKTVIYKANPQKITVNYIDDTTGKTLSTKELNGKSDEKSDYTTKDSIAEYEKQHYDLVSDETNGSELVFDHDDKVDQVYNVHFTHHMTSINDTKKINETIHYVYEDGTKAHDDINGQPVIFTHDGERDEVTNKEHWNDWKSEKDSFDAVKSPEVAGYTPNADAIPEIKVKPTDSDIVRTVTYKADAQKAKLRFYDDTDHKFIELAPDINTTGKSAESIDFDIPYDFSNYNFIEVDSAKDPADKSNKMNGDTLDKVNYGNFDKDKYTDQIFIAHFTHKIAPVKDTKTVTETVYYVYENGTKAHDDVQKEATFTKTGTKDLVTGEEKSNWSKSKEFEEVVSPEIAGYTPDQEKIDSVTVSHDSKDIVRTVTYKANPQKITVNYVDDTTGKTLATKELNGKSDEKSGYTTSDSIANYEKQHYDLVSDETNGSELIFDHDDKVDQVYNVHLIHHLSSISDTKTINETIHYVYEDGKTASPDVVGTPVVFTRDGERDEVTNEDMWNDWKTKKDSFDKVQSPEIAGYIPNVDAVPEIKVKPTDSDIDRTVTYKADEQKAKLRFYDDTDHKFIELAPDINTLGKSNENISFNVPYNLSNYSFIEVDSSNDPADKSDKLNGDTLDKVIYGRFDKDKNVDQVFIAHFIHKTEPIKDTKVVTETVHYVYEDGTKAHEDVQKQVTFTKTGNKDLVTGKEKSSWSGPQEFSEVISPEIQGYTPDQGKINSEVVSQDSNDIERTVIYKAKPVEPTTPDKPAQPSEPTKPEEPTTPDKPARPTEPTKPEEPTTPDKPAQPSEPTKPEEPITPDKPAQPSEPTKPEEPTTPDKPARPTEPTKPEEPTTPDKPAQPSEPIKPEEPTTPDKPAQPSEPTEPKEPTTPDKPTQPSEPTKPEEQTISNKSNQSSETESSKTAMQINKSNKSKNVEATNISTSLTRTTSAAKTSRNATTTKHINRARTTLPQTGSRKTDVSLAGLALASAGALIGLIGGKERKRRKR; translated from the coding sequence ATGAACAATAGAAAATATATAAAAAATAGTGCTAACGCTAGACAACGCTTTAGTATCCGTAAACTTACCATCGGTACGGCTTCTGTTTTATTGGGAACAGTTTTCTATTTAGGAGTAAATGAAACAACCGTTCAAGCTGCAAGCGCTGATAGTGCAGAGAACGAAGTGCAGACTGTAGCTACTTCCCCAATTTTGAAAAATAAGGCTACAACAGTTAAAAGTTCAGAAACTACTGATGCTAAAACTCCAGTAGTTCAAACGAAAACTGTCGAATCATCAAAGACAGATGTAGAAAATAAAGCAGATAAATCTGCTGTTCAAGCTACAGAAGTTAATGTAGATAAAAAAGATGATGAAAAGGTAGCGACTAAAGATATAAATTCTGCTGAAAAAAAGCAGCAAAATACTCAGACTTTAGATACCTTAAAAGCAGTTCCAACTAACACTGCTGAACTTAATGAGAGTAAGGTTCAAATTAATAGTGAAGTTTCAAAAAATTCTTCAAAGATATTAAATAATTCTTTTGTTTCTCTTCAATCTGATAGCAGTGATAAAAATCTAAAAGTATCAGCTTCACTTAGTGGTACTGAATATAATCCAAGTCAAAATCAAACTATTCAAATGACTTTCCAGGTTTCTAATAACAAAGCAGGGGATCAGTTTAGGCTTCACTTTGATTCAGGTGCATATATGGTTACTCCTACCGCTCTTCCTTCTGCTTTTGGAAGCATGAATAAGGTTCAAAATTCAGATGGTAGTTATGATGTAACATATTCTTTAAATAAAAGTGCAACTATTAATCAAACGTTATCAATAGGTTTTCTTAATGAGGCTCAAGCCAAGGCAATGCCTTATAATGCGGGAACTGAATTAAAAAATATTCAAATCTTTTATAATGAAAATTCACAACCGATTAAAACTTTAACTTTTAATCAGGTAGTTGTTCCTCAACTTAATCCAAGGTGGCGTAGAATAAGTCCAAGCTCAAGTGCAGTAAAGAAGCTGTTTCCTAACTATGATTATAAATGGCAATTGACTTTGGGACAAAAAACAGGGATAAATGGTGATATTTCCTCTGGCGGTACTAGTGGTCCTAGTCCGTTGATTAATCATGAAACAACGATTACAATACCTGTCCCAGAAAGCTTTGTCCTAAATACTGAAAAGACAATAGCAGAAAATTCTTCTTCAGCTACTGTTACACAGGCTGGAAAGGGAAAAGATATTATTGTTAAATTAGCTAACACAACGCTTTCTTCATCTGTTCTTAATATATGGGGACATTTTGATATGGTTCAACCAGCAGAAGATACAACCGTATCTGGCTCAAAAGAAATAGAAGTTAGTGAGGATGTAGGGGCAAAACAACCATTAACTGGAAATGCAGGTATTTTTAAAGAAGTAATTCAAGGATCAAATGAACATGTTCCAGTTGGTGAGGCTCTTCGCGGTTATATTGGTGGAGCACATAACGGATATGATGGTCCGTATCAGAAGGGCCAAGTACCATATACTGCTTCTCATAAAGAAATCGTACTGTATAATTATTCCGTTGGAAATTTACAAGGTCGTCCAGTTAATGATGTACATCTAAAGATTACGGTTCCAGATGGAGTTACGATTACTAAACTAGTAGGAACAAATGTTAAAGATTTTAATTATCAAATTAATTATGTTGATAATTCAGTGAAATCAGGAATGATTTCAAATGGAGAAGCTGTAGCAATAGAGAATGGGACGAATATCAGTAATATAGTTTTGACAATTCCTCAATTAGGCATTGACAGCTTAAACCCTCAAGGATTGATTTGGGGGCAGGGAATAGACGTTGGATTTTCTCTATATGGTTTTGTCAATGAAAATTATCGCAATGGTCAGAAAGTAAATTTAGGCGATACGTTAACATCAGATTTATATCCGTATTTTGATACGCCAAGTGATGAGGGATATTATACTGCTTCGCAGTCAGTTGTAGCTGAAGAAAAAGATAGTATTACTATTAACTTTACAGCTAGTAATTATAATTATGCACCTGGAAACTATGGCGGTACCCTTACTATAGGTGGATGGTACGCTAAAAAAGCGGTTGATCCTATTTTCTATTTGGTAATGCCATCTAATGCTCTAGCAGATTTATCAACATCAAGTTTTAAATTTGGTGAAACTAAACCAAAAGTTTCTAGTTTTTCGGTAAATGGTTATCAAGTTGTTAAAGTAGATTATACAGGAATAAAGATAACTGGTGGAGATATCACTATTTATCTTAAAAACTTACCAGATTCCAGTAGTGTAACTACGAACAATGGACATGTTTATTTATATGCTCAATCAAATATTGTAAAAGACTATTCACTTAATGAATATCCTACCGTGAAGGATTCGGATGTGAACTATGTTGAAGGAAAGACATCGGCACTTGATTTAGGTTCATTTAATTGGATTACGCAATTAGGTCAAGGCTTGACTTCAGTAGAATTAGCGCAAGGAAATGAAGATGGTAATTTAGACCTAAATGGTAAGTCTGATGATAAAAAATCTGACACAATGACTTATACTGTTTCAGTTATAAATGGTCAAAAATATGATATAAAGAATACACATGTTTTAATAAATCTACCAACAGAATCTAGTTCATCATTTAGCTTCGTTTTAAACGAGAATAATTCAGTTAAAATAATAGATTTAAATACACAACAAGAAATCGCAGGTAAGATTTCTTATTATAGCAATTTATCAGATTTAAAGGATCATATTGTAGGTGGAGCTGTAAATAGTGCTAAAAATGCCAAGAGCATTTTAGTTGATATAGATAATGTTCCTTCCAATCATTCGTATCGAATTGTTCTAAATGGTACCGATCCCACTTTGGGCTATGATGCAGGAAAAACTGGTATTTTATCTTCAGTAGTTTGGTCCGATAATACGCAATCTTTGGATTCCCTATTTATTGAGTCAACAAGTAATAATGCATCTAGAATTACTATTTCTGGTAATTCAGTAGTTAATATTGCCTTCAAATATAAGGATTCAGCAGATACAGATCAAGTTGTAGCAGCTGATTCAATAGAACTAAAAAATAACCAAGATCTACTAAGCTACGGACCAGAAAAGGTATTGGCTGCTTTAAAGAAACTTCAAGATGCAAAGAAAATTCCAGAAGATTACGTAGTAAAAGATGCTACACAACCTCAAGAAATAATTAATGCTGATCATGGTGATTACCCATCAGGAATTAAAAACGAGAAGGCACAACTTAATCAACAAGCAAAAGTGTACTTTGATGGTGATACTTTAGTATATGAATTAGTTAAAAATACACAAAGTGCTACATTACGTTTCTATGATGACACTGATCATAAATTTATCGAGTTAGCGCCTGATGTTAATATAACTGGTAAGAGTGACGCTGATATTAGCTTTGAAATTCCTGCTAAGTATGACTTCTCTAAGTATAAGTTTGTTATGGTAGCAAGGGGGAACGATCCAACACAAAGTGATGATAAACTTGCTGGAAATCAGTTATCTGAAATAAATTATGGAAAATTTGACAATGATATTAATGAAGATCAAATTTTTATAGCTCACTTTATTCACAAGACAGCATCAGTTAAGGATACAAAGACAGTAACTGAAACAATTCATTATGTTTACGAAGATGGTACAAAAGCTCATGACGATGTTCAAAAAGAAGTAACATTCACTAAGACAGGAACTGAGGACTTAGTAACTGGTAAAGAGATGAGCAGTTGGAGCAAGCCGCAGGAATTTGAAGAAGTAGTTTCTTCAGAAATTGCAGGCTATACACCAGATCAAGAAAAGATTAATTCTGTCACAGTTTCACATGATTCAAAAGATGTTGTTAGAACAGTAACTTATAAAGCAAATCCGCAAAAGATCACAGTCAACTATATCGATGATACGACAGGCAAGACTTTATCTACTAAAGATCTTAATGGTAAATCCGATGAAAAATCAGACTATGCGACTAAAGATTCAATTGCAGAGTATGAAAAGCAACATTATGATTTAGTTTCTGATGAAACAAATGGAAGTGAATTGGTCTTCGATCATGATGACAAAGTAGACCAAGTTTACAATGTACACTTCACCCATCATATGACTTCGATTAATGATACGAAGAAGATTAATGAAACTATTCATTATGTTTATGAAGATGGTACAAAAGCTCATGATGATATTAATGGTCAGCCAGTAATTTTCACTCATGATGGAGAACGTGATGAAGTAACTAATAAGGAACACTGGAATGATTGGAAATCTGAAAAAGATAGTTTTGATGAAGTTAACTCTCCAAAAATTGCAGGTTACACACCAGATTTTGCCACTATAGAAAAGATTACGGTAAAACCAGAAGATTCAGATGTCGTTAAAACAGTAATTTACAAAGCAAATCCGCAAAAGATCACAGTAAACTATATCGACGATACGACAGGTAAGACTTTATCTACTAAAGAGCTTAATGGTAAATCCGATGAAAAATCAGACTATACGACTAAAGATTCAATTGCAGAGTATGAAAAGCAACATTATGATTTAGTTTCTGATGAAACAAATGGAAGTGAATTGGTCTTCGATCATGATGACAAAGTAGACCAAGTTTACAATGTCCACTTCACCCACCATATGACTTCGATTAATGATACGAAGAAAATTAATGAAACGATTCATTACGTTTATGAAGATGGTACAAAAGCTCATGATGATATTAATGGTCAGCCAGTAATTTTCACTCATGATGGAGAACGTGATGAAGTAACTAATAAGGAACACTGGAACGATTGGAAATCTGAAAAAGATAGTTTTGATGCAGTAAAATCACCAGAAGTAGCTGGATATACACCTAATGCTGATGCTATTCCTGAAATAAAGGTAAAACCAACTGACTCTGATATTGTTAGAACAGTAACGTATAAGGCAGATGCTCAAAAAGCTAAATTGAGATTTTATGATGATACTGATCATAAATTTATCGAATTAGCACCAGACATTAATACAACGGGTAAGAGTGCTGAAAGTATTGATTTTGATATTCCTTACGATTTCTCAAATTACAATTTTATTGAAGTTGATAGTGCCAAGGATCCAGCAGATAAATCTAATAAAATGAATGGCGATACTTTAGATAAAGTAAACTATGGTAACTTTGATAAGGATAAATACACAGATCAAATTTTTATAGCTCACTTTACTCACAAGATCGCACCAGTTAAGGATACAAAGACAGTAACTGAAACAGTTTATTATGTTTATGAAAATGGTACAAAAGCTCATGACGATGTTCAAAAAGAAGCAACATTCACTAAGACAGGAACTAAGGATTTAGTAACAGGTGAAGAAAAGAGCAATTGGAGTAAATCAAAAGAATTTGAAGAAGTAGTTTCTCCAGAAATTGCAGGCTATACACCAGATCAAGAAAAGATCGATTCTGTCACAGTTTCACATGATTCAAAAGATATTGTTAGGACAGTGACTTATAAGGCAAATCCACAAAAGATCACAGTCAACTATGTCGATGATACAACAGGTAAGACTTTAGCTACCAAGGAGCTTAATGGTAAATCTGATGAAAAGTCAGGCTATACAACTAGTGATTCAATTGCTAATTATGAAAAGCAACATTATGATTTAGTTTCTGATGAAACAAATGGAAGTGAATTGATCTTTGATCACGATGATAAGGTAGACCAAGTTTACAATGTACACTTGATCCATCATCTGTCTTCGATTAGTGATACAAAGACGATTAATGAAACGATTCATTACGTTTATGAAGATGGCAAGACTGCAAGTCCTGATGTAGTTGGTACTCCTGTAGTCTTCACTCGTGATGGAGAACGTGATGAAGTAACTAATGAAGATATGTGGAACGATTGGAAGACTAAAAAGGATAGTTTTGATAAGGTTCAATCTCCAGAAATAGCGGGATATATACCTAATGTTGATGCTGTTCCTGAAATAAAGGTAAAACCAACTGACTCTGATATTGATAGAACAGTAACGTACAAAGCTGATGAACAAAAAGCTAAATTGAGATTCTACGATGATACTGATCATAAATTTATTGAATTAGCGCCAGATATTAATACTCTAGGTAAGAGCAATGAAAATATCAGTTTCAATGTTCCATATAATTTATCAAACTATAGTTTTATTGAGGTTGATAGCAGCAATGATCCAGCGGATAAATCTGATAAGTTGAATGGCGATACTTTAGATAAAGTAATCTATGGCAGATTTGATAAAGATAAGAATGTAGATCAAGTCTTTATTGCTCACTTTATTCACAAGACCGAACCGATTAAAGATACTAAGGTAGTAACTGAAACAGTTCATTATGTATATGAAGATGGCACAAAAGCTCATGAAGATGTTCAAAAGCAAGTAACATTCACTAAGACTGGAAACAAGGACTTAGTAACTGGCAAAGAAAAGAGTAGTTGGAGCGGCCCGCAAGAATTTAGCGAAGTGATTTCTCCAGAAATTCAAGGTTACACACCAGATCAAGGAAAGATTAATTCTGAGGTTGTTTCCCAAGATTCAAATGACATTGAACGGACAGTAATTTATAAGGCTAAACCTGTAGAACCGACAACACCGGACAAGCCAGCACAACCGAGTGAGCCAACGAAGCCGGAAGAACCGACAACACCAGATAAACCAGCACGACCAACTGAACCAACGAAGCCGGAAGAACCGACAACACCGGACAAGCCAGCACAACCGAGTGAGCCAACGAAGCCGGAAGAACCGATAACACCGGACAAGCCAGCACAACCGAGTGAGCCAACGAAGCCAGAAGAACCGACAACACCAGATAAACCAGCACGACCAACTGAACCAACGAAGCCGGAAGAACCGACAACACCGGACAAGCCAGCGCAACCGAGTGAACCGATTAAGCCGGAAGAACCAACAACACCGGACAAGCCAGCGCAACCGAGTGAGCCAACGGAGCCGAAAGAACCGACAACACCGGACAAGCCAACACAACCGAGTGAGCCAACGAAGCCGGAAGAACAAACAATATCTAACAAGTCAAATCAATCGAGTGAAACAGAATCATCTAAGACTGCTATGCAAATTAATAAGTCAAACAAGTCCAAGAATGTTGAAGCTACAAACATTTCTACAAGCTTAACTCGTACAACTTCTGCTGCTAAAACTTCAAGAAATGCTACAACAACGAAGCATATTAATCGTGCTAGAACAACACTTCCGCAAACTGGTAGTCGGAAGACGGACGTATCATTAGCAGGATTAGCATTAGCTTCTGCCGGAGCCTTGATTGGATTAATTGGCGGTAAAGAAAGGAAGAGAAGAAAAAGATAA